In Rosa rugosa chromosome 4, drRosRugo1.1, whole genome shotgun sequence, the genomic stretch CTTCCATGACACAACTACTTTATCCAAGAGAGTGCAATCAGACATTCAGAAATAACTACATCACCACATCCTGTTGGTACAGAAACAGCACACACACTATCCAGATTAAGATTTTTCACCATCTCACTCAGTAACCAACTTAAACTGTTCAAGCTTTATCTAATCAAAGAAACCATCCACCCGCACAAAGACAGAGAATTTTTATACATAGACATAGAATTAAGAGTGCTCCATGGGAAGCTTTTTGATCTCTTCACGATGGAAGCAACCAATAGGAGTGATAGATGGGTAAAACTCTATTCCATATGAACTAGTGTGATTGTGTGAATATACATGATAGTTCTGATCTTACTCTCATTAAGCAATCATCATGTTTATGTTTTCCATTACACATAGATCAATGCAGTTCTCTGACATAAAATTATGTACAGAATGGAAAGACAGACCCAAGAAGTTGGCTACTTATGTTTCCAAAAGCACCTACAAGTGGCAGAACTATATCATTTCAAGAAAATTAGTTTTTCTAACTTGggccaaagaaagaaaagggaataaaataagataaaataaaatataaaataaataaacaaaaaacctAGTGAACATGATTTCTAGGTTGGGTCAATTTTCTGTATTAAAATGCATCATTCCACACATGTAGTAAAGCATCAAGTTATATAGAATATGAACTTAAACTGAAGTCTAACAACTTGCTAGTTTAACATTGACCAACTCTGGATATCAACCCCAAGCATTGAAAAATCAAAGTGCAAGATGGACCTTCAAATGTGCATTGTGCCGCTTCCCCTCCCTCCAGCGTCGAATAGTGCCATCATTCAATAACTTAAACCGGGACTTGTAAGACCTGATCAAGAACTTTCAAAACCAATTACCATACGAAACTTCATAACCAATTCCAAAAGATAACATAGTTAGATGACTGAAATGGCACACACTTACGAGTAACCCttgattttgtatttctttATCTTGGAAGTAACTGGTGTCATTGGCTTTCTCCTCTTCTTACGCTCGCTTGACGAAACATGCCGCACTTGAACCATCTTCACATACACATAATACCATTCATCATCAAAGTGCACTTAACAACACCATATGCAATCCCACATCACAATCCCATTTATTCTGTTAAAAATTTAATACTTAatcataaaatatttttttttttgaatgaaaattatAGTGAGATAATAGCATATGATATTATAACAATCAAATATCTGGGAATTGTAAACATACAAGATTTTGTTGTTAACTGATCTGATGAAGGACACCTACTGAACTCAGGCAATGTTTAATTATGAAACAATGCATCAGTTGCCTTTAAATCAGTAAACATGTTCTTTCATGAAGATGTAAAACAAGTATCAATCCCAGTATTCTCAttcatttgataaaaaaaaaaaaaaaaaaaaaaaggcattcTCAGTCATTATCAATCATCCTTCAAGCACCAATGAGGACGCAACTTTTTCTTAAGGAGACAGAACCAAGTTCTAGACTTGATCATTGTCAATCTTAAGACGAAATTATCTCCACACTGGTGCTTGAAGGATGATTGAGAAACATCTTCTAACATACAGCGATCAAAACTTCTTCCAGAAGATAGACGAACACAGATTGTGTTTGTACACTCTCAGACTAACTCTTAAACTCTAATATGGAATGCAGAAATTCATTAGATACACACTTCCAGAAGATAAGAAAATTTATGATGCAAACAATTGATTTCCAATGTAGGAGTTTGTAGCACCTATTTGAAAGGATATGCCTCTCTGTTTTAGAAGTTAAACCTTCGGCTAAGATGATCAGTAACTCATCTTCGCAACATATAACTTCTTTCACACGCATCAGAATCGGATCAGTTCGGATTTTCATTCAAATAAATTCAATTCTGATTAAATTGACTAACATGTTAAACCAGAAATAGGGTAAACTGCACATAACAAAGAATATCGAAAGCCCAAATAAGTCAGGTGAACTACAATGCGAAATTTATATGCTTTCCAATAAGAAAATTATGACATTAAATTGTCTCAAGCATTTTCTCAATTTCACTAACCTGGCAAGCAATACaaaacaacccaaaaaaaacTTACTGAGATGGGAAATGTTGAAGAGCGAAGAGAGGCGAGGAGCAGTGAAGGTTGGGTTGGTGAATGGGCATTGAAGAGGGACGTTGAGCTCCATGTGTGGCTGCTATTTGAAGCGAAATGAAGAGGGCGAGAAGATCGAAgcaaggaagaggaagaggaagaggagagagatggtAGAGTCTTGTGGGCTGATTGTAAGGGTAAACTTCGAAGCTTGGAGCATAATCGCTGCATCATCACCGTCGAGGGTTTTACTGAGTGAGCTTttgggttcttcttcttctacttccGGTTCATTTGGCGGACTCTGATTTGGGGGATTTGTAATTTTGTAACGTAGGTCTCGGATGCGGACGGGTTTTCATTCTAGGGGTTTGGGTTTTGatccaaatttaatttaatttatttatttctaagaatgaaaattttatttattactttttttttttttgaaatggacCGGTGCAGTTGCCCTTAAGCCTACTAATATAAATGGAGGCCCTCTTCTGGTGTCAAAGGCGTT encodes the following:
- the LOC133706547 gene encoding uncharacterized protein LOC133706547, which translates into the protein MMQRLCSKLRSLPLQSAHKTLPSLSSSSSSSLLRSSRPLHFASNSSHTWSSTSLFNAHSPTQPSLLLASLRSSTFPISMVQVRHVSSSERKKRRKPMTPVTSKIKKYKIKGYSSYKSRFKLLNDGTIRRWREGKRHNAHLKSKISKRRLRLPALVHPAYAKVMKKLNFCA